The proteins below come from a single Peromyscus maniculatus bairdii isolate BWxNUB_F1_BW_parent chromosome 13, HU_Pman_BW_mat_3.1, whole genome shotgun sequence genomic window:
- the Rnf25 gene encoding E3 ubiquitin-protein ligase RNF25 isoform X1: MAASASTAAAEEDWVLPSEVEVLESIYLDELQVTKGNGRSSPWEIFITLHPATAEVQDSQFVCFTLVLRVPGKYPHEVPQISIRNPRGLSDEQIHKISQTLGHVAKEGLGTAMLYELIEKGKEILTDNNIPHGQCVICLYGFQEKEAFTKTPCYHYFHCHCLARYIQHMEQELKTQGQEQERQHAVTKQKAVGVQCPVCREPLVYDLASLKAAPEPQQPMELYQPSAESLRQQEELKRLYQRQQEKGGIIDLEAERNRYFISLQQPPAALEPESVVDVSRGPQPPNALSAEQSTSLAAQSTVPTPLPMATQYVYEKIPGAGPNQQRLGETQKSMLDPPRSGRGSWRQYDRRHPKGGECCAPKGTSDIQELPPPEKSLKEPVDLKPEPRNKGLASLPQEKGPGSWQGPPSRRTRDCARWERSKNRTPGSSYSHLPRGQGAYRSGSRREPLGLESEEGS, translated from the exons ATGGCGGCGTCTGCGTCGACAGCTGCTGCTGAAGAGGACTG gGTCCTTCCCTCTGAAGTTGAAGTGCTAGAGTCTATCTATCTGGATGAGCTACAGGTGACGAAAGGAAACGGCCG ATCTTCACCATGGGAGATCTTTATCACTCTGCACCCTGCCACCGCAGAGGTCCAAGATTCGCAGTTTGTCTGCTTTACTCTGGTGCTTCGGGTCCCTGGAAAG TATCCCCATGAGGTGCCTCAGATCTCCATCCGTAACCCCCGAGGGCTTTCAGATGAGCAGATCCACAA GATCTCACAGACCCTGGGCCATGTGGCCAAGGAGGGGCTAGGCACAGCCATGCTCTATGAACTCATTGAG AAAGGGAAGGAGATTCTCACAGACAACAACATCCCCCACGGTCAGTGTGTCATCTGCCTCTATGGTTTCCAG GAAAAGGAGGCCTTTACCAAAACACCGTGTTACCACTACTTCCACTGCCACTGCCTTGCTCGGTACATCCAGCACATGGAACAAGAACTGAAGACACAGGGACAGGAACAGGAGCGACAGCATGCTGTCACCAAACAG AAGGCAGTCGGTGTGCAGTGTCCTGTGTGCAGGGAGCCCCTTGTGTATGATCTTGCCTCGCTGAAAGCAGCCCCTGAACCCCAACAACCCATG gagCTGTACCAACCCAGTGCCGAGAGCTTGCGCCAACAGGAAGAGCTCAAGCGCCTGTATCAGAGGCAGCAGGAGAAGGGTGGCATCATCGACCTGGAGGCTGAACGGAACCGGTACTTCATTAGCCTTCAGCag CCTCCTGCTGCTCTGGAACCTGAGTCAGTTGTGGATGTCTCCAGAGGACCCCAACCACCTAATGCCCTTTCTGCAGAACAATCGACTTCCCTAGCTGCCCAATCAACTGTGCCAACTCCTCTACCCATGGCTACCCAGTATGTGTATGAGAAGATTCCAGGGGCTGGGCCAAATCAGCAGAGGCTGGGTGAGACCCAGAAATCCATGCTAGATCCTCCACGATCTGGTCGTGGCTCCTGGCGACAGTATGATCGGAGGCACCCAAAAGGAGGGGAGTGCTGTGCCCCAAAAGGTACCAGTGACATCCAAGAACTGCCACCTCCTGAGAAGTCTCTCAAGGAGCCTGTGGACTTAAAGCCAGAACCCCGTAACAAAGGGCTTGCCAGTCTCCCTCAGGAGAAGGGGCCTGGTAGCTGGCAGGGCCCCCCATCTCGCAGGACTCGTGACTGTGCTCGCTGGGAACGTTCCAAAAACCGTACACCAGGTTCTTCCTACTCCCACCTACCTCGCGGCCAGGGGGCATACCGGTCTGGTTCTCGCAGGGAGCCACTGGGCTTGGAATCCGAGGAAGGTTCCTAG
- the Rnf25 gene encoding E3 ubiquitin-protein ligase RNF25 isoform X2, translating to MAASASTAAAEEDWVLPSEVEVLESIYLDELQVTKGNGRSSPWEIFITLHPATAEVQDSQFVCFTLVLRVPGKYPHEVPQISIRNPRGLSDEQIHKISQTLGHVAKEGLGTAMLYELIEKGKEILTDNNIPHGQCVICLYGFQEKEAFTKTPCYHYFHCHCLARYIQHMEQELKTQGQEQERQHAVTKQAVGVQCPVCREPLVYDLASLKAAPEPQQPMELYQPSAESLRQQEELKRLYQRQQEKGGIIDLEAERNRYFISLQQPPAALEPESVVDVSRGPQPPNALSAEQSTSLAAQSTVPTPLPMATQYVYEKIPGAGPNQQRLGETQKSMLDPPRSGRGSWRQYDRRHPKGGECCAPKGTSDIQELPPPEKSLKEPVDLKPEPRNKGLASLPQEKGPGSWQGPPSRRTRDCARWERSKNRTPGSSYSHLPRGQGAYRSGSRREPLGLESEEGS from the exons ATGGCGGCGTCTGCGTCGACAGCTGCTGCTGAAGAGGACTG gGTCCTTCCCTCTGAAGTTGAAGTGCTAGAGTCTATCTATCTGGATGAGCTACAGGTGACGAAAGGAAACGGCCG ATCTTCACCATGGGAGATCTTTATCACTCTGCACCCTGCCACCGCAGAGGTCCAAGATTCGCAGTTTGTCTGCTTTACTCTGGTGCTTCGGGTCCCTGGAAAG TATCCCCATGAGGTGCCTCAGATCTCCATCCGTAACCCCCGAGGGCTTTCAGATGAGCAGATCCACAA GATCTCACAGACCCTGGGCCATGTGGCCAAGGAGGGGCTAGGCACAGCCATGCTCTATGAACTCATTGAG AAAGGGAAGGAGATTCTCACAGACAACAACATCCCCCACGGTCAGTGTGTCATCTGCCTCTATGGTTTCCAG GAAAAGGAGGCCTTTACCAAAACACCGTGTTACCACTACTTCCACTGCCACTGCCTTGCTCGGTACATCCAGCACATGGAACAAGAACTGAAGACACAGGGACAGGAACAGGAGCGACAGCATGCTGTCACCAAACAG GCAGTCGGTGTGCAGTGTCCTGTGTGCAGGGAGCCCCTTGTGTATGATCTTGCCTCGCTGAAAGCAGCCCCTGAACCCCAACAACCCATG gagCTGTACCAACCCAGTGCCGAGAGCTTGCGCCAACAGGAAGAGCTCAAGCGCCTGTATCAGAGGCAGCAGGAGAAGGGTGGCATCATCGACCTGGAGGCTGAACGGAACCGGTACTTCATTAGCCTTCAGCag CCTCCTGCTGCTCTGGAACCTGAGTCAGTTGTGGATGTCTCCAGAGGACCCCAACCACCTAATGCCCTTTCTGCAGAACAATCGACTTCCCTAGCTGCCCAATCAACTGTGCCAACTCCTCTACCCATGGCTACCCAGTATGTGTATGAGAAGATTCCAGGGGCTGGGCCAAATCAGCAGAGGCTGGGTGAGACCCAGAAATCCATGCTAGATCCTCCACGATCTGGTCGTGGCTCCTGGCGACAGTATGATCGGAGGCACCCAAAAGGAGGGGAGTGCTGTGCCCCAAAAGGTACCAGTGACATCCAAGAACTGCCACCTCCTGAGAAGTCTCTCAAGGAGCCTGTGGACTTAAAGCCAGAACCCCGTAACAAAGGGCTTGCCAGTCTCCCTCAGGAGAAGGGGCCTGGTAGCTGGCAGGGCCCCCCATCTCGCAGGACTCGTGACTGTGCTCGCTGGGAACGTTCCAAAAACCGTACACCAGGTTCTTCCTACTCCCACCTACCTCGCGGCCAGGGGGCATACCGGTCTGGTTCTCGCAGGGAGCCACTGGGCTTGGAATCCGAGGAAGGTTCCTAG
- the Rnf25 gene encoding E3 ubiquitin-protein ligase RNF25 isoform X3: MAASASTAAAEEDWVLPSEVEVLESIYLDELQVTKGNGRSSPWEIFITLHPATAEVQDSQFVCFTLVLRVPGKYPHEVPQISIRNPRGLSDEQIHKISQTLGHVAKEGLGTAMLYELIEKGKEILTDNNIPHGQCVICLYGFQEKEAFTKTPCYHYFHCHCLARYIQHMEQELKTQGQEQERQHAVTKQELYQPSAESLRQQEELKRLYQRQQEKGGIIDLEAERNRYFISLQQPPAALEPESVVDVSRGPQPPNALSAEQSTSLAAQSTVPTPLPMATQYVYEKIPGAGPNQQRLGETQKSMLDPPRSGRGSWRQYDRRHPKGGECCAPKGTSDIQELPPPEKSLKEPVDLKPEPRNKGLASLPQEKGPGSWQGPPSRRTRDCARWERSKNRTPGSSYSHLPRGQGAYRSGSRREPLGLESEEGS, translated from the exons ATGGCGGCGTCTGCGTCGACAGCTGCTGCTGAAGAGGACTG gGTCCTTCCCTCTGAAGTTGAAGTGCTAGAGTCTATCTATCTGGATGAGCTACAGGTGACGAAAGGAAACGGCCG ATCTTCACCATGGGAGATCTTTATCACTCTGCACCCTGCCACCGCAGAGGTCCAAGATTCGCAGTTTGTCTGCTTTACTCTGGTGCTTCGGGTCCCTGGAAAG TATCCCCATGAGGTGCCTCAGATCTCCATCCGTAACCCCCGAGGGCTTTCAGATGAGCAGATCCACAA GATCTCACAGACCCTGGGCCATGTGGCCAAGGAGGGGCTAGGCACAGCCATGCTCTATGAACTCATTGAG AAAGGGAAGGAGATTCTCACAGACAACAACATCCCCCACGGTCAGTGTGTCATCTGCCTCTATGGTTTCCAG GAAAAGGAGGCCTTTACCAAAACACCGTGTTACCACTACTTCCACTGCCACTGCCTTGCTCGGTACATCCAGCACATGGAACAAGAACTGAAGACACAGGGACAGGAACAGGAGCGACAGCATGCTGTCACCAAACAG gagCTGTACCAACCCAGTGCCGAGAGCTTGCGCCAACAGGAAGAGCTCAAGCGCCTGTATCAGAGGCAGCAGGAGAAGGGTGGCATCATCGACCTGGAGGCTGAACGGAACCGGTACTTCATTAGCCTTCAGCag CCTCCTGCTGCTCTGGAACCTGAGTCAGTTGTGGATGTCTCCAGAGGACCCCAACCACCTAATGCCCTTTCTGCAGAACAATCGACTTCCCTAGCTGCCCAATCAACTGTGCCAACTCCTCTACCCATGGCTACCCAGTATGTGTATGAGAAGATTCCAGGGGCTGGGCCAAATCAGCAGAGGCTGGGTGAGACCCAGAAATCCATGCTAGATCCTCCACGATCTGGTCGTGGCTCCTGGCGACAGTATGATCGGAGGCACCCAAAAGGAGGGGAGTGCTGTGCCCCAAAAGGTACCAGTGACATCCAAGAACTGCCACCTCCTGAGAAGTCTCTCAAGGAGCCTGTGGACTTAAAGCCAGAACCCCGTAACAAAGGGCTTGCCAGTCTCCCTCAGGAGAAGGGGCCTGGTAGCTGGCAGGGCCCCCCATCTCGCAGGACTCGTGACTGTGCTCGCTGGGAACGTTCCAAAAACCGTACACCAGGTTCTTCCTACTCCCACCTACCTCGCGGCCAGGGGGCATACCGGTCTGGTTCTCGCAGGGAGCCACTGGGCTTGGAATCCGAGGAAGGTTCCTAG
- the Bcs1l gene encoding mitochondrial chaperone BCS1 isoform X1, producing MPFTDFVLALKDNPYFGAGFGLVGVGTALAVARKGAQLGLVAFRRHYMITLEVPARDRSYAWLLSWLTRHSTRTQHLSVETSYLQHESGRISTKFEFIPSPGNHFIWYQGKWIRVERNREMQMVDLQTGTPWEAVTFTALGTDRKVFFNILEEARALALQQEEGKTVMYTAVGSEWRTFGYPRRRRPLNSVVLHQGLADRIVKDIREFIDNPKWYIDRGIPYRRGYLLYGPPGCGKSSFITALAGELEHSICLLSLTDSSLSDDRLNHLLSVAPQQSLVLLEDVDAAFLSRDLAVENPVKYQGLGRLTFSGLLNALDGVASTEARIVFMTTNHIDRLDPALIRPGRVDLKEYVGYCTHWQLTQMFQRFYPGQAPSLAENFAEHVLKATSQISPAQVQGYFMLYKNDPMGAIENVESLR from the exons atgCCATTTACAGACTTTGTTCTGGCCCTGAAAGACAATCCCTACTTTGGGGCTGGATTTGGGCTGGTAGGTGTGGGCACGGCTCTGGCTGTAGCCCGGAAAGGAGCCCAGCTGGGTCTGGTGGCATTCCGGCGCCATTACATGATCACACTGGAAGTCCCTGCTAGAGACAGAAGCTATGCCTGGTTGCTTAGCTGGCTTACCCGACACAGTACCCGCACTCAGCACCTCAGTGTTGAAACCTCATACCTGCAGCATGAAAGTGGCCGAATCTCCACCAAGTTCGAATTTATCCCCAGCCCTGGAAACCACTTCATTTG GTATCAGGGGAAATGGATCCGGGTAGAACGAAATCGAGAAATGCAGATGGTAGACTTACAAACGGGGACTCCTTGGGAAGCTGTCACCTTCACGGCCCTGGGCACTGACCGAAAGGTTTTCTTCAACATCCTGGAAGAAG CTCGAGCACTAGCCCTGCAGCAGGAGGAGGGCAAGACGGTGATGTACACAGCTGTGGGTTCTGAATGGCGGACCTTTGGTTATCCACGCCGCCGCAGGCCACTGAATTCTGTAGTCCTACATCAGGGCCTGGCTGACCGAATCGTCAAAGATATCCGGGAATTCATTGATAACCCCAAGTGGTACATCGACAGAG GCATTCCCTACAGACGTGGCTACCTTCTTTATGGGCCCCCTGGTTGTGGAAAGAGCAGTTTCAT AACAGCTCTGGCTGGAGAACTGGAGCACAGCATCTGCCTGCTCAGCCTCACAGACTCCAGCCTCTCCGATGACCGGCTCAACCATCTGCTGAGTGTGGCCCCCCAGCAGAGCTTGGTGCTCCTGGAGGATGTGGATGCTGCTTTCCTCAGCCGAGACTTGGCTGTGGAGA ACCCTGTGAAGTACCAAGGTCTAGGTCGTCTTACCTTCAGCGGGCTGCTCAATGCTTTGGATGGTGTAGCCTCCACTGAGGCGCGCATCGTGTTCATGACCACCAACCACATCGACAG GCTGGATCCTGCCCTGATACGTCCTGGGCGAGTAGATCTGAAGGAGTATGTGGGCTACTGCACACACTGGCAGCTGACCCAGATGTTCCAGAGGTTCTATCCAGGGCAAGCGCCTTCCTTGGCTGAGAACTTTGCAGAACATGTCCTTAAAGCTACATCCCAGATTAGTCCTGCCCAGGTGCAAGGCTACTTCATGCTGTATAAAAATGACCCCATGGGGGCTATTGAAAATGTTGAATCTCTGAGGTGA
- the Bcs1l gene encoding mitochondrial chaperone BCS1 isoform X2, with the protein MQMVDLQTGTPWEAVTFTALGTDRKVFFNILEEARALALQQEEGKTVMYTAVGSEWRTFGYPRRRRPLNSVVLHQGLADRIVKDIREFIDNPKWYIDRGIPYRRGYLLYGPPGCGKSSFITALAGELEHSICLLSLTDSSLSDDRLNHLLSVAPQQSLVLLEDVDAAFLSRDLAVENPVKYQGLGRLTFSGLLNALDGVASTEARIVFMTTNHIDRLDPALIRPGRVDLKEYVGYCTHWQLTQMFQRFYPGQAPSLAENFAEHVLKATSQISPAQVQGYFMLYKNDPMGAIENVESLR; encoded by the exons ATGCAGATGGTAGACTTACAAACGGGGACTCCTTGGGAAGCTGTCACCTTCACGGCCCTGGGCACTGACCGAAAGGTTTTCTTCAACATCCTGGAAGAAG CTCGAGCACTAGCCCTGCAGCAGGAGGAGGGCAAGACGGTGATGTACACAGCTGTGGGTTCTGAATGGCGGACCTTTGGTTATCCACGCCGCCGCAGGCCACTGAATTCTGTAGTCCTACATCAGGGCCTGGCTGACCGAATCGTCAAAGATATCCGGGAATTCATTGATAACCCCAAGTGGTACATCGACAGAG GCATTCCCTACAGACGTGGCTACCTTCTTTATGGGCCCCCTGGTTGTGGAAAGAGCAGTTTCAT AACAGCTCTGGCTGGAGAACTGGAGCACAGCATCTGCCTGCTCAGCCTCACAGACTCCAGCCTCTCCGATGACCGGCTCAACCATCTGCTGAGTGTGGCCCCCCAGCAGAGCTTGGTGCTCCTGGAGGATGTGGATGCTGCTTTCCTCAGCCGAGACTTGGCTGTGGAGA ACCCTGTGAAGTACCAAGGTCTAGGTCGTCTTACCTTCAGCGGGCTGCTCAATGCTTTGGATGGTGTAGCCTCCACTGAGGCGCGCATCGTGTTCATGACCACCAACCACATCGACAG GCTGGATCCTGCCCTGATACGTCCTGGGCGAGTAGATCTGAAGGAGTATGTGGGCTACTGCACACACTGGCAGCTGACCCAGATGTTCCAGAGGTTCTATCCAGGGCAAGCGCCTTCCTTGGCTGAGAACTTTGCAGAACATGTCCTTAAAGCTACATCCCAGATTAGTCCTGCCCAGGTGCAAGGCTACTTCATGCTGTATAAAAATGACCCCATGGGGGCTATTGAAAATGTTGAATCTCTGAGGTGA